The Pseudomonas sp. IB20 region CCGCAGCCTACGTCGAGCAAATACTCACCCGGCTGCAAGCGCAACTTGCGGCACAGATGGCGAAATTTGTCTTGTTGAGCTTGATCGATGGATTCGCTGCCGGTTTCGAAATAACCGCAGGAGTACGCCATGTCCTGGTCCAGCCACAGCTGGTAGAACTCGTTGGACAGGTCGTAATGGTAGGAAATGGCCGCTGCGTCAGTGGCCTTGTCGTGGATCGAGCGCACCGGACGACTCCCCTCGTCGTCATCAATCAGGGCGTGACTCAACTCGTCACACACCCGGATCACTTCGGTGATGGAGCCTTCCAGCTCCAATTTGCCCTCGACGAAGGCTTCGCCCAATGAGTCGAGCGTTGGATGGGTCAGACTGGACACAAACGTGGGGTCCTTCACCACGATGGTCACACTGGGCTCGGGGCCCAAGTTGAATTCATGGCCGTCCCAGAGTCGAAGACGTAGCGGTAGCTTAAGATTCTGTAAGGCCGGTGGAAGTTGCGCGAGCATGAGTAATCCCCCTTGTTTCAGACGTCTGGTTTGAGGGTAGACCATCCGAAGACAAAGTAGGAGGCTATCGAATTGATAGCGCTATTCTATAGGCCTCGTCGCTCGAGCAAACCGTCCTGGATCCACTGTTTCAGCCACGTAACCGCTTGCAGTGGCGCACCCTCTCCAGTAGTGACTGCCAACTCTGCGCACAGTTCTGAAAAACTCCAGCCAGTGGTCACCATTCCCGCCAACGCGCAGGCTTCGGCCGGCTCCAGGCTGCGGTAATGGCACACGTTCTGGTGACGCCACACCAGGCAAATCTGCGCCAATTCCAATGCCTGGCTGTCAGGGAAATCCGACTCATCTTTGCTGGCTCGCCAGATCGCCACGCTGTTGAAATGGCACAGCACCTGCTGCACCGACGGCGCCAGGGTGACCTGCAAACCCGGCCAGTCTTCGGGTGCCAATTGCGCCATGTCATTCAGGCTCAGCGGCTCGCCCTGCGGCGCGTCAAAGGCCAGGGTAAACGCCCACTCCAACCGCGCCAGCTCGGC contains the following coding sequences:
- a CDS encoding HvfC/BufC N-terminal domain-containing protein, producing MRLIDWQLAFEQHLLCETSVANHCFAATLLGGPTLDVDTGLAIYHNAYVARLQEVLRHDFGAIWYWLGDDEFALLTHAYVRRYPSAHYSLRWLGERFPAFLVEHLVAEQSAPLAELARLEWAFTLAFDAPQGEPLSLNDMAQLAPEDWPGLQVTLAPSVQQVLCHFNSVAIWRASKDESDFPDSQALELAQICLVWRHQNVCHYRSLEPAEACALAGMVTTGWSFSELCAELAVTTGEGAPLQAVTWLKQWIQDGLLERRGL